One window of Myxococcus xanthus genomic DNA carries:
- the wzy gene encoding exopolysaccharide repeat unit polymerase, with amino-acid sequence MYAPDRPPYLRYGALLAFLVLATVGGAVIHPVVALAPVLCVGVVWVILKVPVKYPVLVVTWLVLAVDYVPERPQSGLWPSPLHPLGELMFAQLSYITKIGALRFPLVDVLILGLMGLAMYRRVTKSTIDPEPLPMPRPLIAVVALSLVAILWMEVRGIARGGDIKNSLWQWHQAAMMPFIVAMYHYAMRGPEDWPAFAKTIILAGLTKSAVSTYFAMVVVHELGVEVEYTTSHSDSMTFVFALLVATMRFIEKPKSAHMLRGLAIIAFIGIGMIFNDRRLAYVSFAGCLLAAFLINPWTPLKRFLVRTLPFFAPFIIVYIAAGWNSGSSVFAPVQTIRSLIDGQGGEGNLDYRDIENLDMIATWAQFPILGTGYGHEFLEPIPLPDIAFVFPQYRFHPHNSLLGLFAFGGLLGYTGVWMYLAVTIYLVVRSYHRTDVSEYRAAALIIVGLVATYINQVFGDMGIISYICTFQISLAVAMTGKLAVHTGAWPMPHSRLLGPAPAAPVPPPGAITYPNEDAPSSAANPR; translated from the coding sequence ATGTACGCACCCGACCGGCCGCCCTACCTGCGCTACGGCGCACTGCTTGCTTTCCTGGTGCTGGCCACCGTGGGCGGCGCCGTCATCCACCCCGTGGTCGCGTTGGCCCCTGTGCTGTGCGTGGGGGTGGTGTGGGTCATCCTGAAGGTGCCGGTGAAGTACCCGGTGTTGGTGGTGACCTGGCTCGTCCTGGCGGTGGACTACGTGCCAGAACGGCCCCAGTCGGGCCTGTGGCCCTCGCCGCTCCACCCGCTGGGCGAGCTGATGTTCGCGCAGCTCAGCTACATCACCAAAATCGGGGCGCTGCGCTTCCCGCTGGTGGACGTGCTCATCCTCGGGTTGATGGGGCTGGCGATGTACCGGCGGGTGACGAAGTCCACCATCGACCCGGAGCCGCTGCCCATGCCCCGGCCGCTCATCGCCGTGGTGGCGCTGTCCCTGGTCGCCATCCTCTGGATGGAGGTGCGCGGCATCGCCCGGGGCGGGGACATCAAGAACTCGCTGTGGCAATGGCACCAGGCCGCGATGATGCCCTTCATCGTGGCGATGTATCACTACGCCATGCGGGGCCCGGAGGACTGGCCCGCCTTCGCGAAGACCATCATCCTGGCGGGCCTCACCAAGTCCGCGGTGAGCACCTACTTCGCCATGGTCGTGGTGCACGAGCTGGGCGTGGAGGTGGAGTACACCACGTCCCACTCCGACTCGATGACGTTCGTCTTCGCCCTGCTGGTGGCGACGATGCGCTTCATCGAGAAGCCCAAGTCCGCGCACATGCTGCGCGGCCTGGCCATCATCGCCTTCATTGGCATTGGGATGATTTTCAACGACCGGCGCCTGGCCTATGTCAGCTTCGCCGGCTGCCTGCTGGCGGCCTTCCTCATCAACCCGTGGACGCCGCTGAAGCGGTTCCTGGTGCGGACGCTGCCGTTCTTCGCGCCCTTCATCATCGTGTACATCGCGGCGGGGTGGAACTCCGGCTCGTCCGTCTTCGCGCCGGTGCAGACCATCCGCTCGCTGATTGACGGCCAGGGCGGCGAAGGCAACCTGGACTACCGCGACATCGAGAACCTGGACATGATTGCGACGTGGGCCCAGTTCCCCATCCTGGGCACCGGCTACGGGCATGAGTTCCTGGAGCCCATCCCACTGCCGGACATCGCCTTCGTCTTCCCTCAGTACCGCTTCCACCCGCACAACTCACTGCTGGGGCTGTTCGCGTTCGGAGGGCTGCTGGGCTACACGGGCGTGTGGATGTACCTGGCCGTCACCATCTACCTGGTGGTGCGCTCGTATCACCGCACCGACGTCTCGGAGTACCGCGCCGCCGCGCTCATCATCGTGGGACTGGTGGCCACGTACATCAACCAGGTGTTCGGGGACATGGGCATCATCTCGTACATCTGCACGTTCCAGATATCGCTGGCCGTGGCCATGACGGGGAAGCTCGCCGTGCACACCGGCGCGTGGCCCATGCCCCACAGCCGGCTGCTGGGCCCCGCGCCCGCGGCGCCCGTGCCACCACCAGGCGCCATCACCTACCCCAACGAGGACGCCCCATCCTCCGCCGCGAACCCGCGCTGA
- the mgtE gene encoding magnesium transporter, which translates to MEPEAESVHEDELRDAWPALSARERVEGFHLLPPERARDFFATLNAPAQLGLLEALSPGERGTWLRAMAPDDAADVVQRLSPEAREAWLALLDAPSLREVRALLAYGEDAAGGLMNPRFVRVRPEMRIDEALSYLRRQAREQVETVYYAYVLDEAQRLKGVVSLRQLFQATPDKAVREVMRTELIRVREDTDQEEVGRLFARYGLAAIPVVDDQGLMKGIVTVDDIVSVVQAEATEDIQKVGGTEALGAPYLEVGLPAMLKKRAGWLLVLFLSEMLTATAMTRYQDEIARAVVLSLFVPLIISAGGNAGSQASTLVIRALALAQVRLRDVVRVLRRELLSGLALGLVLGSVGVARILLWQVLFHLYGEHAFRVALTVGLAVLGVVTWGTLAGSMLPFLLRRLGFDPASASAPFVATLVDVSGLVIYFTTAELILRGTLL; encoded by the coding sequence ATGGAGCCCGAGGCCGAGTCGGTCCACGAAGACGAGCTGCGTGACGCGTGGCCGGCGCTGTCGGCGCGAGAGCGGGTGGAGGGTTTCCACCTGCTGCCGCCCGAGCGCGCGCGGGACTTCTTCGCCACCCTGAATGCTCCAGCGCAACTGGGGCTGCTCGAGGCGCTCTCGCCCGGGGAGCGGGGCACGTGGCTGCGGGCGATGGCGCCGGATGACGCGGCGGATGTCGTGCAGCGGCTGTCTCCCGAGGCGCGGGAGGCCTGGCTGGCCCTGCTCGACGCGCCGTCCTTGCGTGAGGTGCGGGCGCTGCTGGCGTACGGCGAGGACGCAGCGGGTGGGCTGATGAACCCGCGCTTCGTCCGCGTGCGGCCGGAGATGCGCATCGACGAGGCCCTCAGCTACCTGCGCCGGCAGGCCCGCGAGCAGGTGGAGACCGTCTACTACGCCTATGTGCTGGACGAGGCACAGCGACTCAAGGGCGTGGTCTCCCTGCGCCAGCTCTTCCAGGCCACGCCGGACAAGGCGGTGCGGGAGGTGATGCGCACGGAGTTGATCCGCGTGCGGGAGGACACGGACCAGGAGGAGGTGGGGCGCCTCTTCGCCCGGTACGGCCTGGCGGCCATCCCCGTGGTGGACGACCAGGGGCTGATGAAGGGCATCGTCACCGTGGATGACATCGTCAGCGTGGTGCAGGCGGAGGCCACCGAGGACATCCAGAAGGTGGGTGGCACGGAGGCCCTGGGGGCGCCGTACCTGGAGGTGGGCCTGCCCGCCATGCTGAAGAAGCGCGCGGGCTGGCTGCTGGTGCTCTTCCTGTCGGAGATGCTCACCGCCACCGCCATGACGCGCTACCAGGATGAGATTGCCCGCGCGGTGGTGCTCAGCCTCTTCGTGCCGCTCATCATCTCCGCGGGAGGCAACGCCGGCAGTCAGGCCTCCACGCTGGTCATCCGCGCGTTGGCGTTGGCGCAGGTGCGCCTGCGGGATGTGGTCCGCGTGCTGCGGCGGGAGCTGCTGTCCGGCCTGGCACTGGGGTTGGTATTGGGCTCGGTGGGTGTGGCGCGCATCCTGCTCTGGCAGGTGCTGTTCCACCTCTACGGCGAGCACGCCTTCAGGGTGGCCCTCACGGTGGGGCTGGCGGTGTTGGGCGTGGTGACGTGGGGGACGCTGGCGGGGTCGATGCTGCCGTTCCTGCTGCGGCGGCTCGGTTTCGACCCCGCGAGCGCGTCCGCGCCCTTCGTGGCCACGCTGGTGGACGTCAGCGGGCTGGTCATCTACTTCACCACGGCGGAGCTCATCCTCCGTGGCACCCTGCTGTAG
- the epsH gene encoding exopolysaccharide biosynthesis glycosyltransferase EpsH, giving the protein MPAPRPRVLLIAELCNPDWVSVPLEGWSLYRALAEVADVHLVTHVRNRENILKQGVQEGSQFTALDSTPVEKPLDKVGEVLRGKTGVGWTTATALSALPYYYFEEVLWRRFGPRIEAGEFDLVHRYTPISPTTPSTLAARCKKAGVPFVMGPLNGGLPWPKGFGGARRREKEWLSYIRDVYKLMPFYKSTRENASAIITGSRATRGQVSGQWQGKTVYVPENAIDTRRFGTEKSEGPVELPLRVAFVGRFVPYKGMAMLMEAAAPLIREGKVVLEYIGDGQEMANLRAQAAREGIESGVTFAGWVKHQELQGRLAKNHIFGFPSVREFGGAVVCEAMALGLVPIVMDYGGPGEIVSPATGFAIQMGTPEEIVLRVREVLTKLAADPSVIRPMGERARERIFKYFTWRAKAEQVLEVYRWVKGERGQPDWGMPLAD; this is encoded by the coding sequence ATGCCTGCTCCCCGCCCACGCGTCCTTCTGATTGCCGAGCTGTGCAACCCCGACTGGGTGAGTGTCCCGCTCGAAGGCTGGTCGCTCTACCGCGCTCTGGCCGAGGTGGCGGACGTGCACCTGGTCACCCACGTCCGCAACCGGGAGAACATCCTCAAACAGGGGGTGCAGGAGGGCTCGCAGTTCACCGCGCTGGACTCCACGCCGGTGGAGAAGCCGCTCGACAAGGTGGGCGAGGTGCTGCGGGGAAAGACGGGGGTGGGCTGGACGACGGCCACCGCGTTGAGCGCGCTGCCCTACTACTACTTCGAGGAGGTGCTCTGGCGCCGCTTCGGCCCGCGCATCGAGGCGGGTGAGTTCGACCTGGTGCACCGTTACACGCCCATCAGCCCCACCACGCCCAGCACGCTGGCGGCGCGGTGCAAGAAGGCGGGCGTGCCCTTCGTCATGGGGCCGCTCAATGGCGGTCTGCCCTGGCCCAAGGGCTTTGGCGGCGCGCGGCGGCGGGAGAAGGAGTGGCTGAGCTACATCCGTGACGTCTACAAGCTGATGCCCTTCTACAAGTCCACGCGGGAGAACGCGTCCGCCATCATCACCGGCTCGCGCGCCACGCGGGGGCAGGTGTCGGGGCAGTGGCAGGGCAAGACGGTGTACGTGCCGGAGAACGCCATCGACACCCGGCGCTTCGGCACGGAGAAGTCGGAGGGCCCGGTGGAGCTGCCCCTGCGCGTGGCCTTCGTGGGCCGCTTCGTGCCGTACAAGGGCATGGCCATGCTGATGGAGGCCGCCGCGCCGCTCATCCGCGAGGGCAAGGTGGTGCTGGAGTACATCGGTGACGGTCAGGAGATGGCCAACCTCCGGGCGCAGGCGGCGCGCGAGGGCATCGAGTCCGGCGTCACCTTCGCCGGCTGGGTGAAGCACCAGGAACTCCAGGGCCGGCTGGCGAAGAACCACATCTTCGGCTTCCCCAGCGTGCGCGAGTTCGGCGGCGCGGTGGTGTGCGAGGCCATGGCGCTGGGGTTGGTGCCCATCGTCATGGACTACGGCGGCCCGGGGGAAATCGTGAGCCCGGCCACCGGCTTCGCCATCCAGATGGGGACGCCGGAGGAAATCGTCCTGCGCGTGCGCGAGGTGCTGACGAAGCTGGCCGCGGACCCGTCCGTCATCCGCCCCATGGGCGAGCGCGCCCGGGAGCGCATCTTCAAGTACTTCACCTGGAGGGCGAAGGCGGAGCAGGTGCTGGAGGTGTACCGCTGGGTGAAGGGCGAGCGCGGCCAGCCGGACTGGGGTATGCCGCTGGCGGACTGA
- the epsE gene encoding exopolysaccharide biosynthesis GT4 family glycosyltransferase EpsE codes for MPSSVQKIGYLIPEFPGQTHIFFWRELQALQGKGVTPELVSTRPPPARIISHSWAREAMSRTEYLTPPGPLGVAKAAAEVARAMPTGWARCLASIARAEGLDAKGRAQLLAFAVMGGRLASLARERGWTHVHVHSCANAAHVALFANLLSGLPYSLTLHGPLYDYGPNQREKWRHARFAFVITKKLLKEVNDELAGALPSRIELAPMGVELRKFNRSVPYSAWTGEGPLRIFSCGRLNPCKGHADLIDAVGMLRAKGLDARLSIAGEDEAGGTTYRKVLEAKIQETGLGDAVTLLGAVSEDTVRGEIERAHIFSLASLQEPLGVAIMEAMAMRVPVVVTGAGGVPELVDDGVDGILVPPQQPRTLADKLETVARDAQEAHRLGEAGRRKVETTFSSERSADMLAQMLQRAVV; via the coding sequence ATGCCATCCAGTGTGCAGAAGATTGGCTATTTGATTCCCGAGTTCCCCGGACAGACGCACATCTTCTTCTGGCGCGAGTTGCAGGCGCTCCAGGGGAAGGGCGTGACGCCGGAGCTGGTGTCCACGCGTCCGCCTCCCGCGCGCATCATCTCGCACAGCTGGGCGCGCGAGGCCATGTCGCGCACGGAGTACCTGACGCCGCCGGGGCCGCTGGGGGTCGCCAAGGCCGCCGCGGAGGTGGCCCGCGCCATGCCCACGGGCTGGGCCCGGTGCCTGGCCTCCATCGCCCGAGCGGAGGGGCTGGACGCAAAGGGGCGCGCGCAACTGTTGGCCTTCGCCGTCATGGGCGGCCGGCTGGCGTCGCTGGCGCGGGAGCGGGGCTGGACGCACGTCCACGTCCATTCATGCGCCAACGCCGCGCACGTGGCGCTCTTCGCGAACCTGCTGTCGGGGTTGCCCTACAGCCTGACGCTGCACGGGCCGCTGTACGACTACGGCCCCAACCAGCGCGAGAAGTGGCGGCACGCGCGGTTCGCCTTCGTGATTACAAAGAAGCTGCTCAAGGAAGTGAATGACGAGCTGGCCGGCGCGCTGCCGTCGCGCATCGAGCTGGCACCCATGGGCGTGGAGCTGCGCAAGTTCAACCGCTCCGTGCCCTACTCGGCGTGGACGGGTGAAGGCCCGCTGCGCATCTTCTCCTGCGGCCGCCTCAACCCCTGCAAGGGCCACGCGGACCTCATCGACGCGGTGGGGATGTTGCGCGCGAAGGGGCTGGACGCGCGGCTGTCCATCGCGGGCGAGGACGAGGCCGGCGGCACCACGTACCGCAAGGTGCTGGAGGCCAAAATCCAGGAGACGGGCCTGGGCGACGCGGTGACGTTGCTGGGCGCGGTGAGCGAGGACACGGTGCGCGGTGAAATCGAGCGCGCGCACATCTTCTCGCTGGCCAGCCTCCAGGAGCCGTTGGGCGTGGCCATCATGGAGGCCATGGCCATGCGCGTGCCCGTGGTGGTGACGGGCGCGGGTGGGGTGCCGGAGTTGGTGGATGACGGGGTGGACGGAATCCTCGTGCCCCCGCAGCAGCCCCGCACCCTGGCGGACAAGCTGGAGACCGTGGCGCGCGACGCCCAGGAGGCCCACCGGCTGGGTGAGGCGGGCCGCCGCAAGGTGGAGACGACGTTCAGCAGCGAGCGCAGCGCGGACATGCTCGCGCAGATGCTCCAGCGGGCGGTGGTGTAG
- the epsB gene encoding GH44 family glycoside hydrolase EpsB, which produces MRSRTKVGAAVLAGALLAGGTVTVARAVGAEAPGASNAATAAPGAGDAPGSGTNGPGAEKTAPVMLYDGGLSPDWKDLGWAQRELPKGAPARMRLFNYAGWILYRPKLEGTFGALSFRFSAPESFGEFLEVRLDAPGAASFPRVPIIPELQVRKDGEWSEIVIPMEQLNPRGQPFDRVVLRASKSVGREWVLFDKVSLVPLPPELAAALAAGGGRTGQGSGREAPMTIDCTAPSHRISPLIYGIAFDGLTEKRDKHQYEVGATTRRWGGNPTSRYNWKLGGAWNTANDWFYQNVDIGLSYDDFLESNRKHGMTSALTVPILGWVAKDAKSVGFPVSRFGSQQQEDNGSGNGLARDGTPLKPGAPTLTSTEAPPEFIAEWIRAIRKKDQERGQRSVQTYILDNEPMLWNSTHRDVHPEPLSYDGLLERTIAYGTVVRKEDPEGLIAGPAEWGWTNYLWSAADFAPGKMPHSDRRAHGNMPLLPWYLRQLREHEKKTGVRLLDIVDLHFYPQTNVGVGLEGNTDPATNARRIRSTRGLWDPTYKDESWIGEPIRLIPRMKEWVADNYPGLRISIGEYNFGAFRHMSGGLAQAEALGRFAQENIYSAYFWQYPTEGSPVFWAFRAFRNFDGKGSRFQDWWVPAKATEGTSVFASRDEAGGKMVAVVLNFDPDQAAQAQIQLKGCGTLDSVRVLGYSGAPGGFTEQTPGAKAAGSLTQRLPPYSMTVLDLTVKKP; this is translated from the coding sequence ATGCGTTCGCGGACGAAGGTTGGCGCCGCTGTACTGGCGGGTGCGCTGCTGGCCGGTGGCACCGTGACGGTGGCGCGGGCCGTCGGCGCGGAAGCGCCGGGCGCGAGCAACGCGGCCACGGCGGCGCCGGGCGCGGGCGACGCGCCGGGCTCGGGCACGAACGGCCCCGGCGCAGAGAAGACCGCGCCGGTGATGCTGTACGACGGAGGCCTGTCCCCCGATTGGAAGGACCTCGGCTGGGCGCAGCGCGAGCTCCCCAAGGGCGCGCCGGCGCGCATGCGCCTGTTCAACTACGCCGGGTGGATTCTCTACCGGCCCAAGCTGGAGGGCACCTTCGGCGCGCTGTCGTTCCGGTTCAGCGCTCCAGAGTCCTTCGGCGAGTTCCTGGAGGTCCGCCTGGACGCTCCGGGCGCCGCCAGCTTCCCACGCGTCCCCATCATCCCCGAGCTCCAGGTCCGCAAGGACGGTGAGTGGTCTGAGATTGTCATCCCCATGGAGCAGCTCAACCCGCGCGGCCAGCCGTTCGACCGCGTGGTGCTGCGCGCGTCCAAGAGCGTGGGCCGTGAATGGGTGCTGTTCGACAAGGTGTCGCTGGTGCCGCTGCCGCCCGAACTGGCCGCCGCGCTGGCCGCGGGGGGCGGACGCACGGGCCAGGGCAGTGGCCGCGAAGCGCCGATGACCATCGACTGCACCGCGCCGAGCCACCGCATCAGCCCGCTCATCTACGGCATCGCCTTCGACGGGTTGACGGAGAAGCGCGACAAGCACCAGTACGAGGTGGGCGCCACCACGCGCCGCTGGGGCGGAAACCCCACGTCCCGCTACAACTGGAAGCTGGGCGGCGCGTGGAACACCGCGAACGACTGGTTCTACCAGAACGTCGACATCGGCCTGAGCTACGACGACTTCCTGGAGTCCAACCGCAAGCACGGGATGACGTCCGCGCTGACGGTGCCCATCCTGGGCTGGGTGGCCAAGGACGCGAAGTCGGTGGGCTTCCCCGTGTCGCGCTTCGGCTCGCAGCAGCAGGAGGACAATGGCTCGGGCAACGGGCTCGCCCGGGATGGCACGCCGCTGAAGCCCGGCGCGCCGACGCTCACCAGTACCGAGGCCCCACCGGAGTTCATCGCCGAGTGGATCCGCGCCATCCGGAAGAAGGACCAGGAGCGAGGGCAGCGCAGCGTCCAGACGTACATCCTGGACAACGAGCCCATGCTCTGGAACTCCACGCACCGCGACGTGCACCCGGAGCCGCTGTCGTATGACGGGTTGCTGGAGCGCACGATTGCCTACGGCACGGTGGTGCGGAAGGAAGACCCGGAGGGCCTCATCGCGGGCCCGGCCGAGTGGGGCTGGACGAACTACCTGTGGTCCGCGGCGGACTTCGCGCCGGGGAAGATGCCGCACTCCGACCGGCGCGCGCACGGCAACATGCCGCTGCTGCCCTGGTACCTGCGGCAACTGCGCGAGCACGAGAAGAAGACGGGCGTGCGGCTGCTCGACATCGTGGACCTGCACTTCTATCCACAGACGAACGTCGGTGTCGGCCTGGAGGGCAACACGGACCCGGCCACCAACGCGCGCCGCATCCGCTCCACGCGCGGGCTGTGGGACCCCACGTACAAGGACGAGTCCTGGATTGGCGAGCCCATCCGGCTGATTCCGCGCATGAAGGAGTGGGTCGCCGACAACTACCCGGGCCTGCGCATCTCCATTGGTGAGTACAACTTCGGCGCCTTCCGGCACATGAGCGGCGGCCTGGCCCAGGCCGAGGCGCTGGGCCGCTTCGCGCAGGAGAACATCTACTCCGCCTACTTCTGGCAGTACCCCACCGAGGGCTCGCCGGTGTTCTGGGCGTTCCGCGCGTTCCGGAACTTCGACGGCAAGGGGAGCCGCTTCCAGGACTGGTGGGTGCCCGCGAAGGCCACCGAGGGCACCAGCGTGTTCGCCTCGCGCGACGAGGCGGGCGGGAAGATGGTGGCGGTGGTGCTCAACTTCGACCCGGACCAGGCCGCCCAGGCGCAGATTCAACTCAAGGGCTGCGGGACACTCGACAGCGTGCGCGTGCTGGGCTACTCGGGCGCACCTGGGGGGTTCACCGAGCAGACTCCCGGTGCGAAGGCCGCGGGTTCCCTGACCCAGCGGCTGCCGCCCTATTCCATGACCGTGCTCGACCTGACGGTGAAGAAGCCATGA
- the epsC gene encoding serine O-acetyltransferase EpsC: protein MLKARESMIGSLVTDALELAKAANGNSDAKSIAKVVLTSDSYRITALNRAREAALAYRIPLVNHVLRVAQTAVMGIEIGKDVTLGKGVYFVHSLGVVIGGDARIGDRVRFYGNNTVGTAKDNGYPVIEDDVWIGAGARILGPVRIGARSRIGANAVVLQDVPPDSVAVGIPARIFPRKDTDEVAL from the coding sequence ATGCTGAAGGCCAGGGAATCGATGATTGGCTCGCTCGTCACGGATGCGCTGGAACTGGCGAAGGCCGCCAATGGCAACTCGGACGCGAAGTCCATCGCCAAGGTGGTGCTGACCAGTGATTCGTACCGCATCACCGCGCTCAACCGCGCCCGCGAGGCCGCGCTGGCCTACCGCATCCCCCTGGTCAACCACGTACTGCGCGTGGCGCAGACGGCGGTGATGGGGATTGAGATTGGCAAGGACGTCACGCTCGGCAAGGGCGTGTACTTCGTGCACAGCCTGGGCGTCGTCATCGGCGGCGACGCGCGCATTGGCGACCGCGTGCGCTTCTACGGGAACAACACCGTGGGCACCGCGAAGGACAACGGCTATCCCGTCATCGAGGATGACGTCTGGATTGGCGCGGGGGCCCGCATCCTGGGACCGGTGCGCATCGGCGCGCGCTCGCGCATCGGCGCCAACGCGGTGGTGCTCCAGGACGTGCCGCCGGACAGCGTGGCCGTGGGGATTCCCGCCCGCATCTTCCCGCGCAAGGACACGGACGAAGTCGCGCTCTAG
- the epsF gene encoding response regulator EpsF, producing MPEQPTFHALTRLEPLATSVLLVDDNAANLLALEAVLEPLGQRLVRASSGPEALRWLLREDFAVILLDVQMPGVDGFETARLIRQRQRTRYTPIIFLTAHSRDEAHLVHGYAVGAADYVVKPFHPDVLRWKVEAFVGLYLQQQRLQRHESALWARERRMLEQQGELRFRRLVDTMPQFVWELLLDGTIGYANRGWLDYAGLSPEQGRKWKDTLYCLHPEDAPSLRSAWQEAQREGHPLEQECRLRRADGEYRWFLTRTIPERDEQGQLAGWVSTATDIDDARRAVETLRAASEAKDMFLTMAAHELRTPLQAARGYAHLASVKAGDTLAPGVDKALHGIHRSVNRMAKLVENLLDVGRIQRGELHLEPKSLDVGALLRDVAEHFEPLPEGQHIELDAPEGLVVPGDRERLDQVFTNLVSNALRYSPEGGRIRLAAREEAGRVHVEVVDHGLGIPGEKLENIFERFGRAHGISYGGLGLGLSIARGIVERHGGRIWAESPGSQGMGSTFHVVLPVEPGKPAP from the coding sequence ATGCCCGAGCAACCCACGTTCCATGCGCTCACCCGGCTGGAGCCGCTCGCCACGAGTGTCCTGCTGGTGGACGACAACGCGGCCAACCTGCTCGCGCTGGAGGCCGTCCTGGAGCCGCTGGGTCAACGGTTGGTGAGGGCGTCTTCGGGCCCCGAGGCCCTGCGATGGCTGCTTCGGGAGGATTTCGCCGTCATCCTGCTGGACGTGCAGATGCCCGGCGTGGACGGCTTCGAGACGGCCCGCCTCATCCGCCAGCGCCAGCGCACCCGCTATACGCCCATCATCTTCCTCACCGCGCACAGCCGCGACGAAGCCCACCTGGTGCACGGCTACGCGGTGGGCGCGGCGGACTACGTGGTGAAGCCCTTCCATCCGGACGTGCTGCGCTGGAAGGTGGAGGCCTTCGTCGGGTTGTACCTCCAGCAGCAGCGGCTCCAGCGGCATGAATCCGCGTTGTGGGCACGCGAGCGCCGGATGCTGGAGCAGCAGGGCGAGCTGCGCTTCCGCCGGCTGGTGGACACCATGCCCCAGTTCGTCTGGGAGCTGCTGCTGGACGGCACCATCGGCTATGCCAACCGGGGCTGGCTGGACTACGCGGGGCTGTCGCCGGAGCAGGGGCGGAAGTGGAAGGACACGCTGTACTGCCTGCACCCGGAGGACGCTCCCAGCCTTCGGAGCGCCTGGCAGGAAGCCCAGCGCGAGGGCCACCCGCTGGAGCAGGAGTGCCGGCTGCGGCGGGCGGATGGCGAGTACCGCTGGTTCCTGACGCGCACCATTCCAGAGCGCGACGAGCAGGGGCAGCTCGCCGGCTGGGTCTCCACGGCGACGGACATCGACGACGCGCGCCGGGCGGTGGAGACGCTGCGGGCGGCCAGTGAGGCGAAGGACATGTTCCTCACCATGGCGGCGCACGAGCTGCGCACGCCGTTGCAGGCCGCGCGGGGGTATGCGCACCTGGCCTCGGTGAAGGCGGGCGACACGCTGGCGCCGGGCGTGGACAAGGCGCTGCACGGCATCCACCGCAGCGTGAATCGCATGGCGAAGCTGGTGGAGAACCTGCTCGACGTGGGGCGCATCCAGCGGGGCGAGCTGCACCTGGAGCCGAAGTCGCTGGACGTGGGCGCGCTGCTGCGCGACGTGGCCGAGCACTTCGAGCCGCTGCCCGAAGGCCAGCACATCGAGCTGGACGCCCCCGAGGGACTGGTGGTGCCGGGAGACCGCGAGCGGCTGGACCAGGTGTTCACCAACCTGGTGTCGAACGCGCTGCGCTACTCACCGGAGGGCGGGCGCATCCGGCTCGCCGCCCGCGAGGAGGCGGGGCGCGTGCACGTGGAGGTGGTGGACCACGGGCTGGGCATCCCCGGCGAGAAGCTGGAGAACATCTTCGAGCGTTTCGGCCGCGCGCACGGGATTTCCTACGGCGGGCTGGGCCTGGGGCTGTCGATTGCGCGGGGCATCGTCGAACGCCACGGCGGGCGCATCTGGGCGGAGTCTCCCGGCAGCCAGGGCATGGGCAGCACCTTTCACGTCGTGCTTCCGGTGGAGCCGGGCAAGCCCGCGCCATGA
- the epsD gene encoding exopolysaccharide biosynthesis glycosyltransferase EpsD, with protein MSSTSAPRLSVVIATYNRLPLITRLLWQLAGQTLPPEQFEVVVVDDGSKEPTREPLQALALPYTLRVEVQQNAGAAAARHRGVMAARGDVVLVTDDDMQVAPDFLERHLAHHPEGSRTVVLGRIRPDPSIGDMPLFERWYAYLNNRMAEELSTPGARARGVHLFTGNVSFPRADYVGVGGFDKSLGQSEDVELGVRLEKAGCAFVFARDAYVLHGSDHVSFERWLKRAHRYGMFDTQVARKHPDVRDVNPWRLLFQTNPLTRPLLAATLVAPDASRVLTRAVMHAANAADKLGLEKAAFAGTSVVYGMEYLRGARGEAGGWTGIAREVARYLQGRGE; from the coding sequence ATGAGCTCCACCTCCGCGCCCCGGCTCAGCGTCGTCATCGCCACGTACAACCGGCTGCCCCTCATCACCCGGCTGCTGTGGCAGTTGGCCGGGCAGACGCTGCCGCCCGAGCAGTTCGAGGTCGTCGTGGTGGACGACGGCTCCAAGGAGCCCACTCGCGAGCCGCTGCAGGCCCTGGCCCTGCCCTACACCCTGCGCGTGGAGGTGCAGCAGAACGCGGGCGCCGCCGCCGCCCGGCACCGGGGCGTCATGGCCGCCCGGGGCGACGTGGTGCTCGTCACGGATGACGACATGCAGGTGGCCCCGGACTTCCTGGAGCGGCACCTGGCGCACCATCCGGAGGGCTCGCGAACCGTGGTGCTGGGCCGCATCCGGCCGGACCCGTCCATTGGCGACATGCCGTTGTTCGAGCGCTGGTACGCGTACCTCAACAACCGCATGGCCGAGGAGCTCTCCACGCCCGGTGCCCGCGCCCGCGGCGTCCACCTGTTCACCGGCAACGTGTCCTTCCCCCGCGCGGACTACGTGGGCGTGGGCGGCTTCGACAAGTCATTGGGACAGTCGGAGGACGTGGAGTTGGGCGTGCGGCTGGAGAAGGCCGGCTGCGCCTTCGTCTTCGCGCGTGACGCGTACGTACTGCACGGCAGTGACCACGTGTCCTTCGAGCGCTGGCTGAAGCGCGCGCACCGCTACGGCATGTTCGACACGCAGGTGGCCCGGAAGCACCCGGACGTGCGTGACGTCAATCCGTGGCGGCTGCTCTTCCAGACCAACCCCCTGACCCGCCCGCTGCTGGCCGCCACCCTGGTGGCGCCGGACGCGTCACGCGTGCTGACGCGCGCGGTGATGCACGCCGCCAACGCCGCGGACAAGCTGGGCCTGGAGAAGGCCGCCTTCGCCGGCACCTCCGTGGTGTACGGGATGGAGTATCTGCGCGGCGCGCGCGGCGAGGCCGGCGGCTGGACGGGCATTGCCCGCGAGGTCGCCCGCTACCTGCAGGGCCGGGGGGAGTAG